The Paramormyrops kingsleyae isolate MSU_618 chromosome 20, PKINGS_0.4, whole genome shotgun sequence genome contains the following window.
CAGTTACTGGGTTTGGACTGTTGACTTTTTAACGAAGCTTTGTTTTACACAGTATTACCGCAGGTGTACAGTACATTTGATAATTTTGCCATTTGAAAATGAAACCTCGGACATTGAATACACGAGACATACTGATCAAATAATGGAAATTAAAGATATTGCCAACATTAAAACATGTAAGGCAATCTGCattgtattttatgtttgtAGAGGCCTTTCATATTTTGTTAATATGTCGAAACGCTGGCTTTCATTGTACCACACTGCAGATGTCAGTAATAGGATGATATACGGTATTTTTTGTAAGATAAAATATAGATATTTaacttaattaacttaatttaatCTTTTACGTAAGTAGCTTGTGATTCAGTTTAAAACATAACTATAAATCAGAGCAATTAGGCGTGAAGAACAAAATGCAATTTCCGAAGAGGTTATAACGTGTAGTGGACGCGCATTTACTGCCCTGTAACAGCAGTGTATACGATATCGACAAATCCCCAGTCATCCGCATGTATTGACATgccattgtttaatatttttaattgtgGTTCTGTTCTTCCCATGCAACTTGTGGATAAGAAGCATTAAATTCGGGAGTAATTTGTGCCGCCGGTTTGCTGTAGGCCTATTATTTATCCGTCTTATTCGTAATTCTGTTTAGTTTTGCTCTTGTTTGTAGCCGATGTGAATATAATCGCCCATACATTTGCAGTGAACACtttctgcatgccccacatAGTCAATACAGGTCGAAAAAGTTTTACCAGAGACCCTTAAAAAGCCCTCTAGGTGCGATCACATCCGTCTCAGTTATGGTAAGTGTTGCTTTTCAGCTACTGCAAATCtgagtatgtttttttttctctccactTTAATGCGGGAAGCAAAGAGACATTTTATAGCCTACTGACCAGGGATGAGTGTCCCGATAACGATTGATATTGGTGAATAACGAAAAAGATAACGAACCTCTTAGCGTCACGAAGCTCACCCCACCCCAGTATAGCTGATATTCTGGTTTTAACGTCGTATGCGTACTACTCACATCTTAcagcaaaacaaattaatttgttaGCGTAACATTGTGTACTTGAACGCTCCTCcattttttacaaaataaaaagtttATAAATTAAACATTATAATTACCTAGCTTAATAAGAAAACTAGCATCAACCCATTGTTTTATtagttatttttgttttgaaaatgatCACTTACTTTCCTTGATACTCTAGCATTACATTATTTATGAGGCTTAGTTGAGGGAAAAGTGCATATTTTATATCGGATGAACGTTAATGAGGAGGCGTGCTACAGGTTGATGAATCAGTCTTTCGGTTGTGTCATAGTGAAcgttacatttatattatagcattattacattttactcATATTTAAAGTAACCTTGGGTATTGACCCCATTCTTTTGCTCCGCTATTAATTTTATACACCTTTTCCCGCGGTAGATAACGGCGCAGCATTGGGTCAATACACTGCAAGCTGTAATGTATATATTAACCAAGAATGCTCAACATAATTCTTCTGTTTTTAGATTTAACTGCCTGTATCATATAACAGAGCACATGTCTGAGCGATTCATGCTGACTTGTGCCCCTTGAAGTAAATTGGTTTTATTAGTCTTCCCCTGTAACGCGCCGCGTCTTATTCTTATCACTTCTTGCATGTTTTGCTTTTGCACACCAGACTTCCTCACTTTTTCCGCTCTATCTGTACTTGTGAGCGCAGTTTGCTCCGTCGGCCGGTGTTTCTGACAGTCGTTCAGCGCTCCCGTACCCGGCGTCCGCAGCCCTCCGTGGGATATGTGCAGGAGATCGGATAAAAATCAGGTTTTACATCGCAGGATTTGCATTTCAGTGAAACTAGGTATGTTTACTGCGATCGGCGCTTTAACTTCTTTTACAAGGCGTGTAAATCATGTCGCGCACTGTAAAAAACGAAAGTACATTTATTCACCTAATCAGGCATTATTTTGAACCCCAGTCCTCGGGTACGATTTCTTTTATCAAAATTTTACATGTCTGATATTGTTAAGGagttgcagttttttttttaaagaggattattgaaatattaatgcaGTATACCAAAACAGCGCACCGAGATGGTCTTGCAATCGCGGGGATTTCCCAGTAGCTTGAACTGCACATGCTTTTGGTTGGGTATATATCTCTGAATGTCTTTGGCAATGCACAGGTTTTCTTAAAGCCCAGTAAATGATAcgtttattttataatttaatacAACACCCGCTAATGGAACCAGCATCAATTTGAAAAACTTGCAAGTTGGAATTCTCATATTTACGGTGACGATGAGCAAATGCAGTTTGGTGGCGTGTGAAACTTTGATTCGTGGCCTTTAATACTGCCTGAATAAATACGTGCAGGATTGGGCAACATCTGCTCTGACACCGTGCGTCCTTAAACACCGTCGCTTTCACGATGACTCGAGGGGTATTCAGAGGTTTTATGAAGAGCAGAGCATAGGTGTGTAATACTTTCGACATTCATTGAATCATTTGAAGCGTTGGAAGACAGCAgtaaagttttatttttggtCACTAGTGATTACATCGTGAAAATGAACTTTAAATCAAGTATAAATCAAAAGTATAATCAAAAGTTGGTGCTCACGTCATGATAGTGTACGTATGTATTTTTGACAGTTCCCAACCCCCAGCTGTAATTATAGGGGTTACAATACACGTTTTAGAAAAACTTAAAGAAAACTTATTCAGAACTTGGTATGACTACACTGAGAACGACATGATGGTAGCCTTTGTTGTATTTATCGTGTGTTGTTGGCATGTATCTTTCGCGGCTCCTGGCTGGACATTTGTAATCACCAGTAATAGAAACGTCACCATTTGCTTCATGAACTTGTTTGCCTCATGTGTCGCAGTTTAAAGGTGCTGGTTTCTCCATGTCTCTGTACCTCCAGGGCAGGATGTTGCCTACTCTCATATTCCcctcatttttttcatttctttcgGGGTCCTTCAGAGCCAGGTTAGCATGTGGCTAATCGATGGGGCTGTTTGGTTACAGTGTTTGTGTTTCTCTCTACACTTTTTCTTTTGAAAACGCTATTGAGCTGTATGATGTGGAATAGCGCAGGTGCACTGCACGTTAAGGCGAGCTGTCTATCTGATACCTCGCCCTTTCCTGTCTCTGGTTTTGTGGTGTAGAGTGAGCAGGTTACAGAGGTACATTTCTGCAGTTCCGGCAGTTCTGGTGGCGTTTCGTTCAGAGATGCCGTTAGTCTGTCATCCTGTAGCAGTGCAGAGCGTAGGAGACCCCATGCGGATCTGGTTGAAAAGATGACGGGGTGCTGATGGGATGTCTGCAATGTGGAATCAGACAGGTGGTTTGGTTATCTGCGACGTGATGATTGGTGACTGGATGGGCAGGGCCATCTCAAAACCCCTTATCAGATCTCTGTTGCAGATCTAATGTAATGCATACAAGTGTTTTTTCACTATCTGAAAATGGTTACCATCTTACAGTCTTGAGGGGTTGGGTCCCTCTCACggtgtttttcatatattttaaagtattaatttttttctttctctgtctttGAACATACATGTGAAGTACAACAGGAGTCTCCGTCCCCAGGCAGCAGTCACTGTCACCTCAGACTGGAGTCTCCGTCCCCAGGCAGCAGTCACTGTCACCTCAGACAGGAGTCTCCATCCTCAGACAGGACTCTCTGTCTTTCGGTAGGAGTTTTTGTCCTCATACAGGAGTCTCAAACATCAGACTGAAGTCTCTGTCCTCTGATTGGAGTCTCTGACCTTAGTCAGGAGTTTCAAAATCCTCAAATAGGAGTCACTGCCTTCTCAGACAGAAATCTCCATCTTCAGGCAGGACTCTATGTCCTCAGACCGGAGTCTGTGATTGGAGTCACTGTCACCTCAGAAAGGAGTCTTCATACTCAGACTGGACTCTATGTCCTCTGGTAGGAGTCTCTGTCCTCAAGCATGAGTCTCCATTCTCAGACAGAAGTCATTGTCTCATCAGACAGGAGTCTCTGTTCCCAGGTAGACTTCTCCATAATCAGGTGTTCTCTCTCTTCATGGTGCAGGCTAAATGGCTTCCGAGGAATGTGCTGGTGCAGATGCCCGATCCAGGGGCTTCTGTCGGCAGAACTCGGGTGTGGTCAGCTCGTGGGAGTTTGACCCAGCCCTGATAATAGGGGTGCTGAAGTTTGTGGAGAAGCTGGAGGAGCAGTACATGTGTCCCAGTTGTGGGCGCGTGGtgctgaacccacaccagactgGATGCGGGCATATCTTCTGCTACCAGTGCATCCGAGCTTTTCTGTAAGAGGTCGAGAGAACGTACCGACGAACCACGCTTCTCCAATTCAGATTATGCATCATCTCATTAATTACCGTACATTGCAGAGCTTTTTATGCCATATGTACACGGTAAAATGACTTGCTTCAGACAATAATAAATAGACCATACAAAACAGataccaataaataaaaataaagaacaaacaAATATCAATAAGTAACACTACTATGCCcagaatacacacacaaaagaaacaTGAAAAATTGTCGGATATAACAGGGCATATCATAAAATTTGaactaaaatattaaaataaactgaTTCAAATAaactttgaatttttttttatttgtacatgAAATAACATATTAAAAATGTGTGAGTTACGTATTGCTGTATTGTGAGTTACCTATGGCATATTCTTACTCTTGGAGTTTATTGTGCTTATACGCATATGCTTCTGCCTTTCAGGGAAGGGGGCGCCACTCCAACATGCCCCATTGACAACAGTGTCATTAAAGCCAATGAGGTGAGGTTTAGAGGGAGGAGATACTGGATGGGCCAGATGGTCAGACCACAGAAAAAGCTCTTCCATCATCTTTACTtgattaaaaatacacaaaGTGGACATACAGATATGTTGATGATACTTGTTTTGTGTTAATTCCTGTAGGTTTTTCAAGATAATTGTTGCAAAAGGGAGATTTCAAACTTAGAAATCTACTGCACCAACTCTCCAAGTTGCTCCCAAAAAGTGACTCTGTGTCGTTTGCAGGTAAGCTGCGGGTGTCTTCTGTTTTCTTGTAACATAATAATTGTTCCATTCATCTGTTTTCTATAATTGcatatccatctatcttccatgCAGCACTGTTTACTGGGCCTTGGAGAGCCTGATAGAACGATAtttaattcatattttattatttagcaaacaatcgtatatacagtacaggttTGAATGTTTGCACAGTGTTTGGTAATGTAAATCTGATGGAGTATATTAGATGAGTGTGTCTCACACATGCAGCACGTAAACCCTCAAACCGTAATTTCTGCAGTGCTCGTTACCTTTCTGTCACTTCCCGTAATTCCCAGGATCACCTGAAGATCTGTCCGTTTGAATCGCTCCAGTGCACTAACTCGGGCTGCCCGGACGTCTTATTGCGCAAGGACCTGGAGAAGCACCTGAGCAGCAAATGCACCTATCGCATGGAGCCGTGTCCACACTGCCAGAAGCATTACATGCTGATACAGCTGATGGTGAGGTCACACCTTCCCGCCGGCCTCCTGGCCACAGCCTACGGGCTGGGAAGCACAGCCTGTGACACAGTCTCTCTGCATCATCTTAGGACCACGAAAGCACCATCTGCCCAGCGGTGAAGGTCCAGTGCCCTCACAACTGTCAGCAGATGATTAAAAGGCATAAGGTCAGTCATGGGCCTtgttaggtccgatcactcggGGCTATAGCACGAGTATTTTAAGCCAAGCCCAAGTATTTTAGCCCCAATAccagtttaaaaaataaaaaaaaagtcaagccccaagTAAATTTGACTTAGCCCTTTGATCTTATCAATAGCTAGAAACACCCCTAAGGTCACCCTTTTCAAGACTTCTTTCCTTTCTTTTgaaaaatttaaagaaaatttgAAAATTAAGATTTTCACACGTCCATCGGAAATAGCATTTCATGCACTTTGTGCTGAAAATCACTTGATGGCTTTTGTTCTGCAAAGCTTCACAGTTCTCTGATGTGTTGATCACTGCACTGTCACACATCGAAGAGAGCTCACCTTCCTCCTTTTCTCACTCTAGAAAATAGTTTCCCATTCACTTAAAATTTCGAAGTAGTCTGAATAAACCAAGATTTTAAAATGACACCTAGTATGATTCTATTGTATTTAAACATGTAATatcagaatcaggtttattggccaagtgtgtgtgtgacacacacaaggaatttgtttcctGCAGTTGGTGTCTCTCCGGTACAATATAAAAGAGTATTACAATATTCTTGTAATACTCTTTCCCATGATGTTGTGATGTTGTGTTCATGACTGGTTCACTGATAGTTGTACCTCAGGAATGATTTCTGACTGCTGCTTGGTGCCTGTGATCCTTTCCTAGCTTAAAGATCATTATCACGAGTGTCCTGAAGTGGTGACGGACTGCATCTATAAGAAATATGGCTGCTGCGTTAGGGTTCGTACACATTCTGGCTCATTTCTGACCCAACAACCATGCCTGTGATTAATGCATGCCATTCACTAAAACAGAAATTCCTGGGAATTAGTTTGACACAATGTTACTTGGTCCAGTAGACCCTTTCGTAAGCATTGCTTTGTCTCTTTCCTTTGAACAGGAGAAGCGTGTGAAGGTTCAGGTTCATGAGGATGCTGCTCTCAATGACCACCTGCTGCTTGTTCTTGAGAGCAACACCAAGCTGGAGAAACAGGCATGATGAGCCTTTCCTTCGCCCAccctcatgggagttttacttacacaaaaatattcttagggcagaatgaaaaatgattggttcagagagatatcCAATCGGATTAtagaagaggtgggtccaagcaactagaggaggcaggaccaaggcATCTGATTATAAGTGTTTGGAAGGGCCACTGTTATAAGTGTTTGAAAGTTGGATGGATCCATTCCAATCCATCTATAAGCCCAcacaacacaggaagaacaatAAACTCCACCAGTGGGGATGTAAACTTGGCAACTCTGGTGGTGTGAGGGGTGACAGTGCCACTCACTGAATCACAGTCCCACTGTAAGTGTTAATGGCAAGTTGAATTATTTAGTTTCGAGAACAACACTGTTTCCTTTATTGTAGCTTCTAGCTAGACATTTCCCTAGATGCACACCATTGTAAGCCAAAATTAGGCGTTATCTGAGTGGTGAATGGTCTCTGGACAGATCGATGACCTGCAGCAGAACCTAGTGCTGAAGCATCATGAGTTCCAGGAGAGGACCAACTTAGTCAGCAGCCTGGAGAGGGAGTTCAAGCCACTGGCACAGCAGATGACGAGGAGTGACCACATGCTATCGACCCTGCAGGTACTAGTCGCTACCCAACACATCATCGCTACCTGCATATTATTGTGAAATACACCAATTTCCTGCTTACATTGCAAAGGAGAGTTGCTTCCATACTGTGGTTACTCTGGTAAGCTATGGTAGGCAAAGCTTGTTATGCTTGTTGTGCATGTTGATACGGGCTTCCTGTCACAGAGGTCCCTCGAGGAGCAGAAGGACCGGGTCTCCGCCATTCAGCTCCAACTCCAGCAGCTCACCCAGGCTTTTAGCCAAGACTCAGGCCGCACTGAGCTGGCTCAGCTCAGGTGCTCTTTGGACAACCTGAAACAGCAGGTGTCTGTCATTGAGGGGCTCAAAGAACGGCTGGGTGAGTCACCGGAGCAACCCGGCCAGAGGGTGGGATTGGCCAATCAGAATGAACAGGGGCGTGTAGAGGTGGCGGGGCCATTGGGACACTGCactcagctgaaagctgattggtccccagaGTGCCCCTTGTCACTCGCCGATTCAAACCATATAATTAGCAAATGATGAAGTTTGCCCTTGTATataaattatggcccctctGACGCCCCTCCTCACCTAGAATTGCCCCTGAAAAGATACAAATAGTTGAATGTAGTCTTCAGAAATTGCCAGATAGCAACAACAGCAGCTCACTCAGGCTTTCAGGCAGGACTTGGGCCGTACCAAGCTGCCCCAGCTCAGGTGCTTGATTTACAACCTGAAACAGAAGGTATCAGTCATTAACATTTTCTAATACTGAAAACAGGTACTCATCAGTATTGAAGTCGTTACACGTAGACATGATATTTCGTTGTATTGAATGTTCATCTTCTCTAACCCCCGCAGTCATGCTCGAGGACAACTACATGCGTCACACGAGGCTGCTGAACATCCACGTGGATCAGCTGCGGCGCAACGAAGAGCGCTTCCATGAGCTGGAGTCCACCTCATACAACGGGAAGCTCATCTGGAAGATCCGCGACTaccagaagaagaagaaggagacTGCGGCAGAGGGCCGTGCCCTCTTCAGCTCCCCCTTCTATACCAGCCGCAGCGGCTACAAGCTGAGCGCCCGCGCCTACCTCAACGGGGACGGCTCGGGCCGGGGTACCCACCTATCCCTCTACGTGGTGCTGATGCGGGGCGATTTTGATGCCCTCCTGCCCTGGCCGTTCCAGCAGTCCGTGGCCCTCACGGTGATGGACCAGAGTGGCAGCCGCAAGGACGTCACCACGGTCTTCAAGCCCGACCCGAACAGCAGCAGCTTCCACAGGCCCACGTCGGACATGAACGTGGCCACCGGATTTCCCAGCTTCGTCTCCCACGCTGAGCTGGAGGCCACCAAGGATGCAGTGTTTGTGAAGGACGAAACACTCTTCATCAAAGTCAAGGTGGACACGACTGGCCTGGAGGACCTTTAGCTCTTAGGACCGAAGATACACCCTTGTGCAAATTCATTGAAACAAGTAGGAATTTTTTACAATCTGATTTTAAATTTCATTCAGAAAAGCCAACAATATGCTATCATTAGTTGTAGGAAACTTCTAGAGGTGCACCGATCCCACTTCTTCAGTGTTGATTACGATCCCGATACCAGAACAGTGGGTATCAGCCGACACCAGGGCTctttttttaaaccagtaaatacaaatgaaaaaaatgtttgccAAAGAAGCTTtgttaattaggctactagaaacatacaaaatgtactgttccacctcatttgtacatcttgttttaagcgtttttgaggcatttagAGTTAGTTTTGAATATCTTCCCAGAGAGTATAtgcaagtggcgaatgcttaaaatgccccacaatttttCTCATACTGACAACAGCGTCACTTACACTTTGCTGCCATCACAGCCCCTTGTGTATCACAAGCTATAGTGAGTGCGaaaaacagcccaagctagcgactcccaaaCCATCAATTGATTTTTATTCTCACAAAGTTGCATGCGCTTTGTTTAGTGGGAAGTTCCACTAAACGCTACTCCcacttctcaaaaaaaaaaaaacactttgtttttacaaagattgcaaatcgctgtgctatttgttgttgttaaaagcgtaaaatacttccTGATCGTCAccctcttatctgatgttcttacGCTCCTCCTACTGCAAAGGGTATGCAGTGTAACAGCAGGTGgaagtcactgcgctcacacccactgagacGCAGAAAAATTGATGGCAGCCTTAGCGTTGAGCTTGAATGgcacaaaaacacatctaatatgggaaagagctgttgtgcgattgattgtacaatttaacaagaaataggagctctctttttacagactgccgaaaactaaataaataagtattGGATGTGGATCGGTTGcatatggccgatacccgatctgTCTAATCAGCATGGATATCTTTCAGCATGATTTAGCCCTGTGCCATATGTCAAAAATAGTGAGGACTTTAATCAAGAAGAAAATCAAGGTACTAGACTGGCCTGGAAACTCTCTGGATTTAAACCCTATAGAGAATCTGTGGTCAGTCGGTAAGCGGGGCCTTCGGGGAATGGACTCTACCACAAATGATAAACATATTCTGGCTTTAATTCAAGTATCATACTGGGACCCCAAGAGCGTCAAAGACAGCTCAAAATCAATGCGTACTTTAGTTTAGGGTTGGATTGATATTTGAATTCGCTTTATCAATTATTGCTGCAAAAAATATCAAGATTACTGATAATCTCTAAACACATGATCATGAATGACAATATGTTTATATAGCTTATATTGCATTTTCGTTTACATAGGTAATGTTTTGTTAATAATGCCCTTAAAACAGTGCTCTATAACCTATAATTTCCAATATTTGGTTGACACAAATATCTATGTCGCTGTGCAGACAGCTTTACAGTCTAATGCAAATCTAGCACGTGAAAGCCCTTTTTGTCATGTTTACAACTCATGACACAAATGCAAAAACTACTCAAGACCCAATTAAAGCATTCTTTTCACCTTCTATTTTCTCCATTTGTGGCAGGAAGTATTGCCCAAATAAACAGCACACCAGCAGTGGACAGTATTGTAAGCGTGTactgtagctcagtgggctaagcctgtgtgcctgtaatcacaaggttgcccgtt
Protein-coding sequences here:
- the traf5 gene encoding TNF receptor-associated factor 5, with the protein product MASEECAGADARSRGFCRQNSGVVSSWEFDPALIIGVLKFVEKLEEQYMCPSCGRVVLNPHQTGCGHIFCYQCIRAFLEGGATPTCPIDNSVIKANEVFQDNCCKREISNLEIYCTNSPSCSQKVTLCRLQDHLKICPFESLQCTNSGCPDVLLRKDLEKHLSSKCTYRMEPCPHCQKHYMLIQLMDHESTICPAVKVQCPHNCQQMIKRHKLKDHYHECPEVVTDCIYKKYGCCVREKRVKVQVHEDAALNDHLLLVLESNTKLEKQIDDLQQNLVLKHHEFQERTNLVSSLEREFKPLAQQMTRSDHMLSTLQRSLEEQKDRVSAIQLQLQQLTQAFSQDSGRTELAQLRCSLDNLKQQVSVIEGLKERLVMLEDNYMRHTRLLNIHVDQLRRNEERFHELESTSYNGKLIWKIRDYQKKKKETAAEGRALFSSPFYTSRSGYKLSARAYLNGDGSGRGTHLSLYVVLMRGDFDALLPWPFQQSVALTVMDQSGSRKDVTTVFKPDPNSSSFHRPTSDMNVATGFPSFVSHAELEATKDAVFVKDETLFIKVKVDTTGLEDL